One stretch of Pararhizobium qamdonense DNA includes these proteins:
- the pgeF gene encoding peptidoglycan editing factor PgeF produces the protein MKDDALLSPVQSPLLNARAGNAVQHGYFTREGGVSDGIYRGLNVGLGSRDDRARVEENRARVSAWFGAAPQKLATVNQVHSPDAIIVDAGYDGTRAEADALVTATPGLVIGVLSADCGPVLFADAQAGVIGAAHAGWKGALTGVLESTIDAMISLGARRDHITASLGPSISRRNYEVGTEFVERFIEKDARYAAFFTPSARAGHAMFDLPGLTTRRLTEAGVTAENLDLCTYADEERFFSYRRTTHRSEPDYGRQISAISLREA, from the coding sequence ATGAAGGATGATGCCTTGCTCTCCCCTGTGCAAAGCCCTCTTCTCAACGCTCGCGCGGGAAACGCCGTCCAACACGGTTATTTCACCCGTGAAGGCGGCGTCTCGGACGGCATCTATCGCGGCCTCAATGTCGGGCTCGGATCACGCGATGACCGTGCCCGCGTCGAGGAGAACCGTGCCCGCGTCAGCGCCTGGTTCGGTGCCGCGCCGCAAAAACTGGCGACCGTCAACCAGGTCCATTCGCCCGACGCCATCATCGTCGATGCCGGCTATGACGGCACGCGCGCTGAGGCCGACGCGCTGGTGACGGCCACGCCCGGCCTCGTCATCGGCGTGCTGTCGGCCGATTGCGGCCCCGTCCTGTTTGCCGATGCGCAAGCGGGCGTGATCGGCGCGGCACATGCCGGCTGGAAAGGCGCGCTGACCGGCGTGCTGGAAAGCACGATTGACGCGATGATCTCGCTTGGCGCGCGGCGCGACCATATCACGGCCAGTCTCGGCCCCTCGATCAGCCGCCGCAACTACGAGGTCGGCACCGAATTCGTCGAGCGGTTTATCGAGAAAGACGCACGCTACGCGGCCTTCTTCACGCCGTCTGCACGCGCGGGTCACGCCATGTTCGACCTGCCGGGACTGACGACCAGGCGGCTGACGGAGGCGGGCGTGACGGCGGAAAATCTCGACCTTTGCACCTATGCGGACGAGGAGCGCTTTTTCTCCTACCGCCGGACAACCCATCGCAGCGAGCCGGATTATGGCCGGCAGATTTCTGCAATATCCTTACGGGAGGCATGA
- a CDS encoding class I SAM-dependent methyltransferase, which translates to MSTPLADKIKAIILANGPISVTDYFSLCLADPEHGYYKTREPFGQSGDFITAPEISQLFGEMLGIFLVQAWQRHGEPSPVHIAEIGPGRGTMMADILRVIAKLSPALYEAASVHLVETSERLQKVQQQTLIAHKFKITWHDSFESLPDGFLLLAANELFDAIPIRQFVKTAQGFRERLVGLDAAGALSFAAGVAGIDPDLLPASAPAAPLGTVFELAPARDAVMAALSERIRTHGGTAVIIDYGHMATGLGDTLQAVRDHQFDPPLAHPGFADITSHVDFEQLARRAVAERLQINGLTYQGDFLIALGLAERAAALGRDKSRETQENIRADAERLAGAGEGKMGELFKVLVVSSPNVALVPFQK; encoded by the coding sequence ATGAGCACCCCGCTTGCCGACAAGATCAAGGCCATCATTCTCGCCAACGGCCCGATCAGCGTGACCGACTATTTTTCCCTGTGCCTGGCCGATCCGGAACATGGATATTACAAGACCCGCGAGCCCTTCGGCCAATCCGGCGACTTCATCACCGCACCGGAGATCAGCCAGCTGTTCGGCGAGATGCTCGGCATCTTCCTCGTCCAGGCCTGGCAGCGGCATGGCGAGCCAAGCCCGGTCCATATCGCCGAAATCGGCCCCGGCCGTGGCACGATGATGGCCGATATCCTGCGCGTCATCGCCAAGCTGTCACCGGCCCTCTATGAAGCCGCAAGCGTGCATCTGGTCGAGACCAGCGAGCGTCTGCAGAAAGTGCAGCAGCAAACGCTGATTGCCCACAAGTTCAAGATCACCTGGCACGACAGCTTCGAAAGCCTGCCGGACGGCTTTCTGCTGCTGGCAGCCAACGAACTGTTCGACGCCATCCCCATCCGCCAGTTCGTCAAGACGGCGCAGGGCTTCAGAGAGCGGCTGGTCGGGCTCGATGCGGCCGGAGCGCTCTCCTTCGCAGCCGGTGTCGCGGGCATCGATCCGGACCTGCTTCCGGCATCCGCCCCGGCGGCACCGCTGGGAACGGTGTTCGAACTTGCCCCCGCCCGCGATGCGGTGATGGCCGCACTCAGCGAACGGATCCGCACCCATGGCGGAACCGCCGTCATCATCGACTACGGCCATATGGCAACGGGTCTTGGCGACACGCTGCAGGCGGTGCGCGATCACCAGTTCGATCCGCCGCTGGCCCATCCCGGCTTTGCCGATATCACCAGCCATGTGGATTTCGAGCAGCTGGCCCGGCGTGCGGTGGCGGAACGGCTGCAGATCAACGGGCTGACCTATCAGGGCGATTTTCTGATCGCGCTTGGCCTTGCCGAACGCGCCGCAGCCCTTGGCCGCGACAAGAGCCGCGAAACGCAAGAAAACATCCGTGCGGACGCCGAACGGCTGGCCGGTGCGGGCGAGGGAAAAATGGGCGAACTGTTCAAGGTTCTGGTTGTCAGCAGCCCGAATGTGGCGCTGGTGCCGTTCCAGAAATAG
- the lgt gene encoding prolipoprotein diacylglyceryl transferase, whose protein sequence is METIATLFSIMPFPEIDPVLLSIGPLQIHWYGLAYVAGILIGWQYARRIARNTALWRNGSPAVTEAQLDDFLLWVAAGIVGGGRIGYILFYDLQSVIANPLRALEIWNGGMSFHGGLIGTMIAMLIFAKRNRIAIWSLFDIVAAVVPIGLFFGRVANFINAELWGRLSSMPWAVIFPTGGPFARHPSQLYEAALEGLVLLTVLAVLIYYRHALKTPGLVCGVFVTGYGLARIFVEFFREPDAQLGYLLGGWLTMGMLLSVPMVLIGLWAIQRARRAAPAAA, encoded by the coding sequence TTGGAAACAATAGCGACCCTCTTTTCGATCATGCCTTTTCCGGAAATCGATCCGGTGCTCCTTTCCATTGGACCCCTGCAGATCCATTGGTATGGCCTGGCCTATGTGGCGGGCATCCTGATCGGCTGGCAATATGCCCGCAGGATTGCGCGCAACACGGCGCTGTGGCGCAACGGATCGCCTGCCGTCACAGAAGCGCAGCTCGATGACTTCCTGCTCTGGGTGGCAGCCGGCATCGTCGGCGGCGGACGCATCGGCTATATCCTGTTCTACGACCTGCAAAGCGTGATCGCCAACCCGCTGCGCGCGCTGGAAATCTGGAACGGCGGCATGTCCTTCCATGGCGGCCTGATCGGCACGATGATCGCCATGCTGATCTTTGCGAAGCGCAACCGGATCGCAATCTGGAGCCTGTTCGACATCGTCGCCGCCGTCGTGCCCATCGGCCTGTTCTTCGGCCGTGTCGCCAATTTCATCAATGCCGAACTCTGGGGCCGCCTGTCGTCCATGCCCTGGGCGGTGATCTTTCCGACCGGCGGCCCTTTTGCCCGCCACCCGAGCCAACTGTATGAGGCAGCGCTCGAAGGTCTCGTGCTGCTGACGGTGCTGGCCGTTCTGATCTATTACCGCCATGCGCTGAAAACCCCGGGCCTGGTCTGCGGCGTCTTCGTCACCGGCTACGGCCTGGCGCGCATTTTCGTAGAATTCTTCCGCGAACCGGATGCGCAGCTCGGCTACTTGCTCGGCGGCTGGCTGACCATGGGCATGCTCCTGTCGGTGCCCATGGTGCTGATCGGCCTCTGGGCTATCCAGCGCGCCCGCCGCGCAGCGCCTGCAGCCGCGTGA